One region of Ptychodera flava strain L36383 chromosome 3 unlocalized genomic scaffold, AS_Pfla_20210202 Scaffold_27__1_contigs__length_13241970_pilon, whole genome shotgun sequence genomic DNA includes:
- the LOC139126437 gene encoding asialoglycoprotein receptor 2-like codes for MIHKLNQENQERRQDIRSLESRLGDYQTNLLPILTERLRLLDKRVRNESLACSGSEWYYFRQKCYYFSRLLAALSWSEAQSFCKRFGGQLAIIRDEETNDFLTETIGNRRVHVWIGLTGADTDGTWKWVDKTSVDYNNWRYGEPTDHRSLQMCACLTDGLWDHYGCSDLNYFICESNVGFLKDEDSD; via the exons ATGATTCACAAACTGAATCAAGAAAACCAGGAACGCAGGCAAGATATAAGGAGCTTAGAAAGCAGGCTGGGTGATTATCAAACCAATCTTTTGCCAATTTTAACGGAGAGACTTCGCCTCTTAGACAAACGTGTTAGAAATGAAAGCTTGG cATGTAGTGGTAGCGAATGGTATTACTTCAGGCAGAAGTGTTATTACTTCAGTAGATTGCTCGCGGCTCTTTCGTGGAGTGAGGCACAGTCATTTTGCAAACGATTTGGAGGGCAGCTCGCCATCATCAGAGACGAAGAGACCAATGACTTTCTGACAG AAACTATTGGCAACAGAAGAGTCCACGTGTGGATTGGTTTGACAGGTGCAGATACCGACGGCACTTGGAAATGGGTTGACAAAACATCG GTTGATTACAATAACTGGCGATACGGTGAACCGACTGACCATAGAAGTTTGCAGATGTGCGCATGCCTGACAGATGGATTGTGGGATCACTATGGCTGCTCAGATCTCAATTATTTCATATGCGAAAGCAATGTGGG attCCTTAAAGACGAAGACTCTGATTGA